From the Prunus dulcis chromosome 4, ALMONDv2, whole genome shotgun sequence genome, one window contains:
- the LOC117624382 gene encoding mitochondrial arginine transporter BAC1: MADSSGYKEYVAGLLAGVATVAIGHPFDTIKVKMQKHNTVAHGITYRNSFHCTARILKTEGIKGLYRGATSSFVGMAFESSLLFGMYSQMKQSLQGSAQGAGPQLQVIIPSAAYSGAIISFILCPSELVKCRMQVQGTDSLVPMSRRYDSSLDCALKTVKNDGVRGIFRGGFTTLLRESIGNAVFFSIYEHVRYHMHLHLKSASPDHRNLIDVGVGIASGGLGGIAFWSAVLPLDVAKTIIQTAPDNSSSRNPFQVLSSIYRRAGLKGCYVGLGPTIVRAFPANATAIVAWEVAVKLLGIKRD, from the exons ATGGCGGATAGTTCCGGTTACAAGGAGTACGTGGCAGGCTTGCTCGCCGGCGTCGCCACTGTTGCCATTGGCCATCCCTTTGACACCATCAAg GTGAAGATGCAAAAACACAACACTGTAGCACATGGGATTACGTACAGGAATAGTTTTCATTGTACTGCGAGGATACTAAAGACTGAAGGG ATTAAAGGACTTTACAGAGGTGCAACATCATCTTTTGTGGGGATGGCTTTCGAGAGTTCACTTCTTTTTGGCATGTATTCGCAAATGAAACAGTCACTGCAG GGAAGCGCACAAGGTGCAGGGCCACAGCTCCAAGTCATAATTCCATCTGCAGCTTATAGTGGAGCAATCATCAGTTTTATATTATGCCCGTCGGAGCTGGTGAAG TGTAGGATGCAAGTTCAAGGCACAGACTCTTTGGTCCCAATGTCCAGAAGATACGACAGTTCTCTTGATTGTGCACTTAAAACTGTAAAAAATGATGGG GTTAGAGGAATTTTTCGAGGAGGTTTTACAACATTGTTAAGAGAATCTATTGGAAATGCAGTCTTCTTTAGCATTTATGAGCATGTCCGCTATCACATGCATTTACATCTGAAATCTGCTTCACCTGACCACAGAAACTTGATTGACGTGGGAGTTGGGATTGCTAGTGGTGGCCTTGGTGGTATAGCG TTTTGGTCTGCTGTTCTACCCTTGGATGTGGCAAAAACCATAATTCAGACTGCTCCAGATAATAGTTCTTCAAGAAACCCATTTCAAGTCTTGAGCTCG aTTTACAGAAGGGCTGGATTGAAAGGATGCTATGTTGGCTTGGGTCCTACTATCGTTCGGGCTTTTCCTGCTAATGCAACGGCAATTGTCGCCTGGGAGGTAGCCGTAAAGCTATTAGGCATCAAACGTGACTAA
- the LOC117625106 gene encoding glyoxysomal processing protease, glyoxysomal isoform X2 — protein sequence MVEDEMRFHKDSEDLDKGPPCWFAAQLLMLIDVPASAVALQSVIEASLSSPDHGWEVGWSLASHGNAPQTQVDSAVGQLGNSSLTGKSTTRIAILGVSLISKDVPNITISSSTKKGDFLVAVGSPFGVLSPVHFFNSISVGSISNCYPPNSTYSSLLMADIRCLPGGEGGPVLNEHAQLIGILIRPLRQKTSGAEIQLVISWEAIATACSDLLQKVPRYAEKGIYYDKRNLNAVGKTFLADSHDSNGPITHIQEHLYSNCSSPSHIEKAIGSVCLITMDDGVWASGVFLNRQGLILTNAHLLEPWRFGKRTASDGKHGSNSEALSDGPVSPGHSELYGKQKSEGFLPRIRNNADLFVGDEYGGHKLSSSYRGHRNIHVRLDHTDPWTWCDAKVVYICKGPLDVSLLQLKHIADHLSPIAKDFSSPSVGSKAYVVGHGLFGPRCGFSPSICSGVVAKVVKAKFPLSYQPDQPGNTQGHFPVMLETTAAVHPGGSGGAVINSDGHMIGLVTSNARHGGGTVIPHLNFSIPCAALLPIFKFAKDMQDISLLQVLDQPNKYISSVWALMPPVSPKPPPLPHMPESLRQENNNEGKGSRFAKFIAERQDAFTKPTQLGKAGRLSNDAVPSKL from the exons ATGGTAGAG GATGAAATGAGGTTCCACAAAGATTCTGAAGATTTGGATAAAGGGCCTCCGTGCTGGTTTGCAGCACAGCTGTTAATGCTA ATTGACGTTCCTGCTTCTGCTGTTGCTCTCCAATCAGTTATTGAAGCTTCTTTAAGCTCCCCAGATCACGGATGGGAGGTCGGTTGGTCTTTAGCCTCACATGGTAATGCTCCTCAGACCCAG GTGGACTCGGCAGTCGGACAATTGGGGAATTCAAGTCTTACAGGCAAGTCAACTACAAGAATTGCCATTCTTGGAGTATCCTTAATTTCCAAG GACGTGCCAAACATAACCATATCATCCTCCACTAAAAAGGGGGACTTTCTTGTGGCTGTGGGTTCTCCTTTTGGTGTCCTCTCACCTGTGCACTTCTTTAACAG TATATCAGTGGGATCCATTTCCAACTGCTATCCTCCTAATTCAACTTATAGTTCATTGCTGATGGCTGACATACGGTGTCTTCCCG GAGGGGAAGGTGGTCCAGTTTTGAATGAGCATGCACAACTTATTGGTATTTTGATTAGACCATTGAGGCAGAAGACTAGTGGGGCTGAGATTCAG CTGGTGATTTCATGGGAAGCCATTGCAACTGCTTGCAGTGACTTGCTGCAGAAGGTGCCCCGTTATGCAGAAAAAGGGATTTATTATGACAAGAGAAACTTAAATGCTGTAGGGAAGACATTTTTAGCCGACAGCCACGACTCAAATGGACCCATAACGCATATTCAGGAGCATCTTTATTCTAATTGCTCATCCCCATCACACATTGAGAAGGCAATTGGTTCTGTTTGTCTTATAACCATGGATGATGGAGTATGGGCATCTGGTGTCTTTCTTAACAGGCAAGGTCTCATACTCACAAATGCTCACTTGTTGGAACCATGGAGATTTGGTAAAAGAACCGCAAGTGATGGAAAGCATGGATCCAATTCTGAGGCACTGTCTGATGGACCTGTATCACCAGGGCATAGTGAACTATATGGCAAACAAAAGAGTGAAGGTTTTCTGCCAAGGATTCGCAATAATGCAGATCTCTTTGTGGGTGATGAATATGGAGGACATAAATTGAGTTCATCTTACAGAGGTCATAGAAACATACATGTCCGCCTGGATCATACAGACCCTTGGACTTGGTGTGATGCTAAAGTAGTGTATATTTGTAAAGGACCTTTGGATGTTTCCCTGTTGCAGCTCAAGCACATTGCAGATCATCTTTCCCCAATTGCCAAGGATTTTTCATCTCCATCTGTAGGATCAAAGGCATATGTTGTTGGACATGGACTATTTGGACCAAGATGCG GCTTCTCCCCATCAATTTGTTCTGGTGTGGTCGCAAAAGTTGTGAAAGCAAAGTTTCCACTCTCGTATCAACCCGACCAACCAGGAAATACTCAAGGACATTTTCCCGTGATGCTTGAAACAACAGCTGCTGTCCAtcctggtggtagtggtggcgCTGTTATTAATTCAGATGGTCATATGATTGGACTTGTTACAAG CAATGCAAGGCATGGTGGAGGAACCGTTATACCGCATCTGAACTTCAGCATTCCATGTGCGGCCCTCCTCCCCATCTTCAAGTTCGCAAAAG ACATGCAGGATATTTCACTTCTCCAAGTTCTTGACCAACcaaacaaatatatttcttccgtATGGGCATTGATGCCACCTGTGTCTCCCAAGCCCCCTCCTTTGCCTCATATGCCAGAGTCACTACGACAAGAGAACAACAATGAAGGGAAAGGTTCCCGTTTTGCAAAATTTATAGCTGAAAGACAAGATGCGTTTACAAAGCCAACTCAACTTGGCAAGGCAGGAAGACTTTCTAACGATGCTGTTCCTAGCAAGTTATGA
- the LOC117624383 gene encoding squamosa promoter-binding-like protein 3: MESNRAHGKRSLNYKMEEEEEEEEDEEEEQEEEEDDEDTNRSSLVYGEDDRRKRVLTVNSATSTPNKRGSGAGGSMARPSCQADDCNADLSDAKQYYRRHKVCGVHAKAPAVRVGGVQQRFCQQCSRFHSLSEFDDNKRSCRRRLAGHNERRRKTSSEYHGE; encoded by the exons ATGGAATCAAACAGAGCTCATGGGAAGAGGAGCTTGAACTACAAGatggaggaagaggaagaggaggaggaggatgaagaagaagagcaggaggaagaggaggatgatgaagatacTAACAGATCATCACTAGTGTACGGTGAGGATGACAGGAGGAAAAGAGTGTTGACGGTGAATAGTGCAACTTCTACTCCTAACAAGAGAGGATCTGGTGCAGGAGGGTCTATGGCAAGGCCATCTTGTCAAGCGGATGATTGCAATGCTGACTTGAGTGATGCAAAGCAATACTATCGCCGCCATAAGGTCTGCGGTGTTCATGCCAAGGCTCCGGCGGTGCGTGTGGGTGGAGTTCAACAGCGCTTCTGCCAGCAATGTAGCAG GTTCCATAGCCTATCAGAGTTTGATGATAATAAAAGGAGTTGTCGGAGGCGTTTAGCTGGACACAATGAGCGGCGTCGGAAAACCTCCTCTGAATATCATGGAGAGTGA